ACCTTCTCACTGAGTGACACATACGGACacaatcacacattcacactgactCTTTATTGCAGTGATGTCAGTTACACCCAGCTTTATCTGCACGTCATCACCTGTGTTTGAATATTAAAACTATGTTCAGGAACCATTATAAAAAACACCAGATTATGTTTACAAAAAGTATTCTCCAGTCATGCTCATGATGCAGCATGAACATGTCTGTGATGTGCTGACAGTCTGTTTGGTCCGTCATAACGACCAGAGTCAGAGCCGCTCTCTGAGCAGCCACAGTGTGCGGTGAAGCTGTCTCTGTTATTGTGTCCACGTCTCAGTGCTGCAGCTTCAGCACCAAACACACCCGCTCCTGCTGAATGATTGAGCTTCACAGGTTTATTATCCATGACCTGAATCTTCTCCTCTGTAAGAAATGGCTCAcctacaaaaaaaagacaaagatttgGGAGATCATTAATCTCATATATTGATAACAACAACTCTCCCTGTCCAGCACGTAACTCTTATATATTAAAGAAGTGTGAAACCACGGCTTTAAAAGGAGGAAGTAACAAAGGTGTGTACTCGCAAATTAAAGATGCTCGACTGTCTCACTTTCAAGAGTGTGATGTTACACCCTGTCACGGTTATTCAGAGGATGTGTTCACATGCAAAGCAGTTGCCTGGTTactgtaatacacacacacacacacacacacacacacacagagaggtcaGTAATCAGGTTCTGCTTTGTTCCTGACTTTATTCCTGAAGCACATCTGTCTGATTGGAACTAAGGAGCTGCTTGTTTGATCAGTTTCTCTCCTCACACTCTGAACGTGCCTGAACAGTCAAATGTTGAGCAGCAGAAACCAGCTTGTTAATTTCAGTTTCGGTCAGACATCAGGTGGAATTCTGTATTTTCATCCAGCTGCTGTGaagctctctgtgtctgttgttCTGCACATGCTCACATTAAtcgaacttttttttttttttttcaattatgaTTTCGGCTTCCAACGACTATGATGACAAGATGATCGGGATGAAACAATTGCTGCACCGCACTGTCTTCACAAAAATGCTCACGTTTTGTCTTGTACTCGCAGTGTTTGCCAACTTTTTGACTTTCTCACTGGATTTAACAACTTTATAGACCCTTTATTGACTTTATCTGTAAAATATAACCCACCGCAGGTTCAGCCTTTAGAGCTAACATTTCATTTACGGCATCACCTGAATGTGTCGATCAGCAGAACTGAGTCAGGTACATTGCTAACAAGCTCAGATTCCTGGTAGTTTACTTTATGATATGTGTGAATGCtggatttttactttttacccAGAGGTCATCATGTTGAAAGATGAAATAGCTGTTACTGTGAAAACTTTCAGAGTTATGAAATCCTTTCTGAGTATTGCAAACTGTTTCTGGGCAGAGTTTCTTGGAACTGGACTTCCTGGATGTTCTATTCTCTGAGTCTAAGTAACCAGGACAGGGTTTGATGAGGGAGGCTCATTGTCGTGTTTCTGCTTCAgcagcattgttgcctcacaacacgagggttcctggttcgaacccggTGTGGGGGAGtccctctgtgcagagtctgcatgttctccctgtgtcagtgtgggtttcctccaggtgctccagcttcctcccacagtccaaagacatgcaggttaattgataactctaaattgtccgtaggtgtgaatgtgagtgtgaatggttgtctgtctctatgtgtcagccctgtgatagtctggtgacctgtccagggtgaaccctgcctctcacccaattccagctgggataggctccaccccctcatgacccctaacaggataagcggttatggaaaaatTAATGAAGGTAATCGTGTCGAAAGATAAAATAGCTGTTACTGTGAAAACCTTCCAGAGTTACGAAATCCTCTGAGtattacaaactgtttctggGCAGAGTTTCTTGGAATTGGACTTCCTGTCTGAGTAACCAGGACAGGGTTTGATGAGGGAAGTTCATTGTCACATGTTTCTGCTTCAGGATGAAGCAGAGACTTCTACCTCTGAAGTCTTCCTTTGTATCTGTTGAAAATGATACTGACCCTTTCTTGCTGTATGTCGGGGTGGTGCTCATGATGCGCTGTATGTCAGAGTAGCCATGTCAGCTCCATGGTCCCAAAGCTCAGGTCGTCCTCTTATGAAGCTGATTGTCTCCACAGCAACAGAACAGATGGATTCTGTcaccaaaaacacattaatacgAATTCTTAGGAGGAAatacagactgacagacagctttATGCAGAACTGGAATAATGTCTAAAAGAAtttcacatgaacacaaacagctGACCTGCACCACTTTGTTTCCTTTGTGGGGTCGAACATGAAGGTGTGGTGCAGCCCTGAGCACAGCTGGATCAGCAGATGTGGTTCAGCAGTCGCCGTCTCAGGCTCAGTGTTTCTGATTATTAAAAAGTCTCCTCCTCATATCAAACGCTGGTCCAGTGAACAGAAcggcagcagcagtgagcagctGCGGTTTATGGAAGTATGTCTCTCAGGTGAGGAGAGGACTTCCACACACCGGAGTGTCCGCCATGACAGCTCCACTTCACCCTCATCTGTGCACCTGAGTGGAACACCTCCTTCTCTACGATGGGTTCTCCGCATGTCTGACACCTCCTGAACAGCTCCATCAGGCTGCGGTTATAAACAATAATGCAGTCCTTGTCGGCGTCTTCGTCGGACTCGTCAGATGTTGTCGCTGAGTTGAACTCTGGTTCTGAGTGGAAGCTGTCGTCACGAGGGTCGACTGACACCACGATGCAGAAGCTTTCGTCGGacgctgctgctggaggagacTGAGAGGAGCTCCCTGCAGCTCCACCGGCCACCTGCCAACAACAGAACCAGATCATGGAGATGAGAGATAGAGATGACAAAGAAATGTATATGCAAGTATGAAGGCAGTTCTCAACATAAAAGGAAGTAGTAATGAGCCTGAAAGGataacttaagtatttttcaacctgggcctttttttcctccatatttttgtgtctaagtgactaatcaAGAAAAGTTTTTGAAATCAGTCCagtgaagcagctgcagctggcaaCAGCAAAATCGGCTGCTTTGAAACCACACGGGGCAAGTGTGCACCGTCAATGTACGtccagtgaaaatgtttgtttttgccactgacaggctcagatggttattataagtgtctgacaacgttatggaaaggatccctacagggTAAGACCTTTTTGTCAAGGACTAAGCTCCTTTTTGTGTCACCAGAAACAACTGTAAAAATCATTATTGCCAAAACCCACTGGACTCTATTCAAACCAACAGTACTtttatcattcatttattcCACTGCTcaaacaatcaccagctctggtatGGTTcaaattaacccttaattcccccagttagatgtgaaaatatgctgcctctatacacgctTAAATTACTcttaatttaaatggagtctggttggtttggTGATGGCGGTTTTGGGGCTGTCTATAGTTTAGCAAAAAGGATCTTGCTCTttgacaaaaaggtctatctctgcaTGTGTCCTTTCCATAAAGAGTAAGCtacaaacagccccaaaatcgccatcaccaaaccaaccagactccTTTTAAATTAAGAGGAATTTAAGCGTGGAAAGCGTCAGCACATTTTCACCTCCACCTGGggaaattaagggtttatttgaaccaaatcagagttggtgattgttcgagcagtggaaagacgaaccaagacagcctttttttttttgttgtattttgcttctgttgactttgaatgaagtttgTCTTACGATGATAaaagtactgtttatttaaatagaatctggtgggtttggcaatagtGATTTTtaaggctgtttctggttacaCAAAAAGATCTTAGTCCCTGTCTGAAAAGTCTATCTCTGCAtgggtcctttccataatgttgtctaGGGTTGGgttggtatgagaaaaaaaaaaaaaggtcaggtttttgtgaaaaactgcatcaagtcggtaataccggattttcgccacttgggggcagaaTTGActaatttaaaatacaaaacgaCCATAGGAccacagagtgacagtaacatgttgtttcttttattccttacaaataaatttgcaggtttagcttactcgtgcaaacaagggttgcctccttcgtctggctcaaagccaaagtgttgccatattggcgcATTCTTAGATttcttcgagactaaattgtccgccattatcgattccccgtcactattaaacaaactccaggctacagtagaggccttgGCGCATGCACACTCGtaccccctagctcagtccccgccccacccccacccccctctctctcctgctcgctgtgtgcttggcgaagaggcagacacaggctGTAAAATGACGTATGCGGTCTGGTcggtctaaaaaaaaaaaacctcggTCCAAGACGGACTACCGAACcaaattggtattaccgagaaccgacccaaccctaatgttgtcagacacttataataacaatctgagcctgtcagtggcaaaaacaaacacttttaatggacatataTTAACGATGCACAGTTGCCCCATGTGGTTACACATTGAAGCCAGTTTTGCTGTGGtttgctgcagccctctcacaCAATTACTGGACCAGTAtcaaagcttgttgttcccaaCAAAGTCATGGGGAAACAGGGTTCAGGTTGAAATATCTAAGTTATCCTTCAAGGCAGGTAAAAGGGGGCCCCCGTCCCCCCAATTAATTGAATCCGCCTCTGTTAAATTCACTGACAGGTTAAACCTTCATTATTAAAGTCAAATGTGTTGCTGCTGACACGGACGGAAGAATAAAAGACACCTGGACTTGACTAACTACAGTCAGTGTTACCTATAATGAGTATTTACCTGAGTTCTGGTTCTCTTTGGAGCCGGCGGAGATGTGTCAGCGCTGCCCGGCTCACCGTGCTGTCTCCCGGGGAACACTGACGGCACAGCGCCGCTCTTCAACACCGGCTTGGGCGCGATGTTCAGTATCTTAGCTCGGAAGTCCTCTTCGTAGTCCTCCGGCTGGAAGTGCAGACTGCACACTCTTACCCCGCTGTATTTAGACACCGGGGTGTTTTCATCAAACCTTGGGTTCTGTATCGCCTTCAGCCATATTTTACAGCGCTGCGGGTCTCTGGTTGGTAAACCGTGGAAAATAACCCCCATAGACTTCGCCTCGTCGTAGCCTTTACACCCGGGAACACAACACCTCCACGGCATCGGGGCAGCGCCGAACGATCCACAAACAACTGAACaagtgtgaaatgtaaaaaaataacttacatTGTACTGTAGCggtgaaatatttgtttgtttgtcatgtAATCACAGGCTGTGTAATGAAGGGAGGACGTTCGCTTAACAGTCAGCAACTTCCGTTATTCTTCTTCTACTAACCGATTTCCGGCAGGTTGTAACCTGTGAGGCGCAGTGCTGCCCCCCACAGGCAGTACTTTTTTAAATAGCCACAGGTAACGGGCAGCAGAGGtgaaagaagtactcagatctttcaCGTgggtctgaactcagatcagttttctctgacagagattaaacgagagcataaatagagagatgttgagcttttcaaatgatgatcagtaagtttgtgctcgtaaatcagcccttaaacctgtcacacactgctggagacatgacacacacattattttatacaacctgtcaccttgattctgaTTCCTGATCCACGATCACTGGATTAGATTAAAGGGAAAAACAtagaaaacacaatgacagtTTGATCCCTACAAAGatgatttctgtgtgtgtgtgtgtgtgtgtgtgtgtgtgtgtgtgtgtgtgtgtgcgtgtgtgttaaaCAAAGCACATGTAGCCTGTTAGCTCTGGAGGAGCTGGCAGGTGGATGTTGTCTCCTCTGAACAGATCCACAGGCTAACTGTTCccatctgtttccagtctttatgctaagctaagctaaccagctgctgcctgtagcttcatattcacTGTACAGACGTGAGAGGGAAGTGAATCAGCATGTTTTCCTTTAAAGTGAACACGAGACAAAGTCCTCAACtaatcatcttcatcatcttcatcatcatcttcttctgtTTGGCAGGACTTCGTGTACACCGCTGTCATCGCTGCGTTGTTCCTCATCGCCTCCGTTGTTTTTGCTTCAGACAACGGAAGCACGACGATGGAGAGAAGTGCTGTGGTGAGGAAACATCAAACTCACACTGCTCTCCTTTGTTAcctccttctttcctcctctaCCTCCTTCTTTCCTTTATTACTTCCAACTGtcctccttcacctcctgcTTTCCTTTCATACCTCCTCCGTTTCTTTTTTACGTCCTTATTTCCTCCTCTAcctccttattttctgtctcctccttccttccctccccccttccttcctttcctacTTGATAATTAAAGTTAACTTTCtctcagattttttaaaatataatttatggctccatctcctcctgcaggtgtTTGGCTTCTTGGCGTCAGTGATGTTTATCATTGACCTCGGCTGGTTCGTGAAGGATCGTGGGATTCCCTTTAAGAAAGACGCAAAGCAGCAGCCCAGTAACGGCGGCCCGGCGATAGTGGAGGCTCAGCCTGAGACGGAGAAACTCAACGCTGGAGAATAAGTCTGTTTCTATGTTCATGCGTTTGTTACGCAGAGGTCACATGATTTTACGCACTATTCTTTTACCGTGGCGACAGGAGGTGGAGCGGCCATTTTGAAAGTCATTTTAAACTCGTTCATCGCTCAGGACGCTCTGTGCTGCAATCATCAACATAATCAATGCTCCAATAATGAATCGATCGCAGCGCAGAGCGTCCGTCAGTTTTTTAAAACCAGCAGGTGTGTTCTGTGTTTAatttaacaaacaggaagtagacgtctcttcctgtttgttaaaaacctttttgaaagaagaagagagacacTAAACCACAGAACCACTAAATACTGTAAAGTCTATTTTTATCAGAGGTCGACACTCCAGCAACACCTGTAGTAGAACTAGACAACAACTTCATAACAACACGGACGCGTCTCTGCTCGTTGTGTCACAATAATGTTGTTCAGTACACGACACGTGTTGCTGGAGTTTTGACGTCTTCAGATTTGTTTCCCTTCTTCATGCACCTTGGAAGTAGATGAAGCTGTGCCAGAAACCTCCACCCTGCTTCTACCCTACAGTTTATTTCTTTAAACAACACAATGAATTTAATCAATATatggcttttcttttttattattaaaggtatactgtgcaggattgttGGCTGAACATGCTCGCcagcaaaagtaaaagtcaaCCAGAGATTCTTCCTGTTTAGTGTTCTGCGTGGcaatatttgcttttttatttgtttgttcgttttcggggctgtttctcttggatgcctgctgcgtactgtctggcacctggtcgctacgttttttttaaaaaacacacattatacacacattaaacatggcttaatagagacagtttcaaacgcaaatcagcttcactataactcgcagcattcacagacaaacacttgtctttctCTGGACAAAtgttccaaacaaatacaacatgctaatgttattagcacaagcctatggcattttacattgtataagttagcctagcagctagcagagatttcctctgctcatatgaagccaggataaatcacacacaagacttaaaatactattttagtggaggctttattgtcttcacaatttattgtttcttatctgtgaaattaaagtaaatcaaagattgtttccactgaggggaatggtttcagcttacagagacagacaggaggtctgcgtcactgtgacgtgtagttacatttctggggaggtgcacgtcaggctacagcgtaggttaCAGCTTCAGTTCAATGCAGAAATATAAATTCTGCCgtagagtgggtcataagtgcTGATTTAAGAGAGATTTACACTTACGATGTAGACGTACATAGCAAAGGAAAtcgccgctaggctaatttatacaatgtaaaatgccataggcttgtgctaataacagcatgttgtatttgtggggaaaatgtgtccagataaagacaagtgttttgtcttgtgagttatagtgaagctgatttgtgtacttgtgtttgaaattgtcgccGACCAGTgtctggaggtgtaactgcagagtgacatagACACACCACcgtacaagtataaatgctcacaatggcgacggctctgcatagagctgatgcagaagtataaatccactTTAAGAGGGATTATTTCTGTAAtctgagtctatacattgttttttagcaaaatcctgCGTAGTATACTTTTAAATATCTTGAATTTAAAATTGTCTTTGTCGAAACTTGCcttgaaacacattttgtttaaattgtCCACAAAAATCAAATTCTATGTCATAAAATTTTCTCAATTCACTGAACAGTTTTTGATGTAAgtcactggttcccaacctgtgGGTCAGGACGCTCTGTGGGGTCCAAGATTAATCTGAGGGGTCACGAATGAtcagaaaggaaaaacaaatcacattGCACGCATTAACCTCCTCAGCACGCATTAACCTCCTCAGACCACAAAAatcttttaaatgaaacaatcagATGAGGAGAGATCACTGTGGTGTCGGAAACACTACTGTGTGgtattaatttttttctgttcggGCCCTGACGCctcaaaaaaaagacagatttcGACAGTTTTTATAGTTTGTGCTGAAATGAAGGAACTCTGCTCAACAaagaaaatgtgtctttataaTGATTTTAAGAAACTTTTAAAGTATCTCTATAACCAGcctcaaacagcagcaacaagtcGTTTCTGATTATAAGTAATaatctgaaataaaacagattatTGCTTCAACTAGAATCTGATGATGAACAGTCAAACATTACATCTAATTTCTATACAGACCAGCAGGTGGAGCTGTTTGATTTAACATCCTCTCCTCTGGACCTGTgcggagggttttttttttctgctgctcaAATCAGTGCTGCAGAGTTTCTTAACATGCATCAAAATTTTCATCATTACAAGAAAGGAGACtcttttttttatccaaaatCCAGTAAAACTAACTGAAATAAATCCTGAGATTCACTGTGTTTTGACAGATTCAGTTCTGACACTTTGGGGCTTCCATATGTCACAAAAAGACCTGAACGGCCAAAGattcaaacacttcatttctgttttcctcGTGTTAACAAGTTACTTTGGTCATGAGAGAGATCTCAAGATAACGAAGTTCCTGAAATAATGAGATATAGGTGCCCCAGATATATAAAGCCTTAATCCTGCTGGAACCTTTCCATCGTGTGGCAATGTCAGATGACAATGAGCAGATCATTACATCACATTCCTCTTGAGTCAAGGCTGATTTATGCCACGTGCTTGATTATTTTATGCCCTGCTGTTATAGATTATATACACAgtcttttttattacatttttttatttgtacacataaaactgcataaaatccaaatagtaaaaaagaaaaaatgacataaacatgaaaataacGACAGAGAAATGCAGATTTAATGTTACTGTGGTGGATATATATCTGCAAAGTTATAAATTAAATAGTGCATCCTGATTGTGTGCGAACAGTACGTTCTTCTGACGCGCAGCTGCAGCACCGactgaaaatacaaagaaaagtaTGAGATTTCGAACGCACCCTAAATCTGGATCGTGTTCGTAGAGACGAGACGTTCAGCCGAACACACCTGAGATGATTTTCTTTGTTGAGTTTTCAGACTACAAACATTCAGCACACAAACATCACCAAAACCTCCCTGAGAGCCAAAAGCACCTGGTTCACTCTGACGAGGTGGATAAacatctgacctctgacctctgacctccctgtGGACCACTTTATTATTCCACCACTTTGTTTCCAGCTTCGTTCCTGAATTGTTCTCTGTCAGACCTTTAATCTGAAGCAGCCTCGTGACCGAGAcggctctgtgtgtttttatttcgcctgtttcctgtttcttgTTTCTAAAGGCTGAAATATAtggttttgatattgttttataTTCTCAAGCTTGTATTGGTTTTGACTTCATAATCTATTTGATCATGTTcacagtttttttattttaaatgttttaatcatCTTAATCGCTCTGTGTTGTTTTaagtgaatgttttatgaagGAAATGTTTCTACGAATCATTACATGAGGAAAAGTAATCAGCTGTTTGTCATCCCGTCTGGATTTTACTGGTCGTAAATTtagttgtttcatttttttttttctcctcaggcGAGACGCACcaggtgaaaacattttcatgcaCTGGTCAGTTTTGAGATTTGGGGCTCTTCAGCTCCCGTATCGAGTCTGGTTTCAGACTAGTGTAAAGAAAACATCCAGATCACACATGTAGGTGTCGCAGTCGTTCAGATTTCTGCTCTTGAAAATGTTAGCAAAACTGGCATGTTTAATTATATAATATCTTAtttggatatttaaaaatgcaattGCAGAAaacttttcatacaaaaaataattgtcttaatgtagggaagtttcatggtgacATCTGTAAGTTAAAGTCTTTTCACCTGGGGTGTCTCTCTTTGATAAAAAGGATTTTTTACTGTTTAACAGTTTAAAGGAATTCTTCACCCGAACGTGTCAATGGTTAAGTTATTATACCAACCCAAAATATCTTTGTTCAAGGTTATGGTTTTAATGGTTTCAGGGTTTAATCACTTAAATGAAGGAATAAAAACCATCAAACTATTTCATGCAGGATCataatgggcccctgggcacagacttATAAAGGGCCCCCAAACCCATCTTCATAAGAGCAAGACCTCCACGCTGACCTGTTTGATTTGAGAGGtcgttttgtgtttctctgtggtcgctttgtctctttttgtaccatgttgtgtgttttttttaatctatgtgcagttgttttatgtctctttgaggtcctGTCATGTCCCTTTGAAGTTGTTTTACACGTCTTTGTGGTCGTTCtgagtctctttgcagttgttttgtgtgtctttgtgggcATTTTGTGTCGCTCTGTGGTCGTCgtgtgcctctttgtagttgtttcgGGCCCTTGTGCCTGTGCCAGGTGATCCAGTTCACCATGTCTGGGGTTCAAGgatcaaattaaaataatcacatttgggtgaaatattcctttaatattttaGATGTGATTGCCAGCCAATCACTGGAAGAGTTAAAATCCCTTCAGCCTCCGAGGCACAAAGAGTTTGTTCATCCTTTAGTCACATTAACACATTCTGAAAAGTTGATTTTTTTCGGCTCATGTTTAAACTTTTATGCCCAGAAAGTGAAGCGGACTGCaagtcaaaaacacaaacaaccaaCTGCCATCTGTTCTTcatgtgtgtgaaatgtttCCAAATGTTTAAAGATGAAAAGTATTTTGTTCTTTTGCATTGTTTTTAAAGAGTGGTCACATTTTTCTACTTTCACTTTGTGTCCAAAGTCTGAAATTTGTAAATTTGAGTAGTAGTGTGAAGCGAGCGCGTCAGAATCATGAGATGTTTGATGTAACTGTGACATAATCATGAGATGTCGAGTCTTAATTTTGACACATTGATAATGTACACTTGTGTTGGACTTCCGCACAGAAGGGACCTGATTTTATGGAGAAAAGATCATCTGTTAAAAAGAAACACACGTCACAGATTAAAACCACAGAAACCATCAGATTTAATTCAGGGTCCAAACAGTTAACGATGGACGACGAAATCTGAGGGTTTTAATTTTCtatgtttgattttctcttgCCTTACAGTGACGTTTATAATCGTGGGAACAACATTCTGACAGTCAGACAGTATATTGATAAATAATGATTAAATACACTGGAAAACCAAGTGGGaatctttttaaataaagatatattttcTCAATCGCGTCAGTCAGACAATCcagaaatctgtttttatatCAAGATGATTGACTTTCA
This DNA window, taken from Epinephelus moara isolate mb chromosome 6, YSFRI_EMoa_1.0, whole genome shotgun sequence, encodes the following:
- the LOC126391527 gene encoding uncharacterized protein LOC126391527, with translation MPWRCCVPGCKGYDEAKSMGVIFHGLPTRDPQRCKIWLKAIQNPRFDENTPVSKYSGVRVCSLHFQPEDYEEDFRAKILNIAPKPVLKSGAVPSVFPGRQHGEPGSADTSPPAPKRTRTQVAGGAAGSSSQSPPAAASDESFCIVVSVDPRDDSFHSEPEFNSATTSDESDEDADKDCIIVYNRSLMELFRRCQTCGEPIVEKEVFHSGAQMRVKWSCHGGHSGVWKSSPHLRDILP